The stretch of DNA TGGCTTTGAACTCACCGAAACCCAACTGAGCGCACAGGGCACCATCGCTGGCACCGATATTAAGATCGGTCACGGCGCGGTCACACTGGCGTCCATCACGTCCTGCACCAACACCAGCAACCCCAGCGTGCTCATCGCTGCCGGACTGGTCGCCAAAAAGGCCGTGGAAAAGGGCCTGAAATCCAAGCCCTGGGTCAAGACCTCTCTGGCTCCCGGCAGCCGCGTGGTCACCGAATATCTGGAAATGGCAGGCCTGCAAACCTACCTCGACCAGATCGGCTTCAACACGGTGGGTTACGGCTGCATGACCTGTATCGGTAACTCTGGCCCGCTGCCCGAACCCGTGGTGCAGGCCATTACCGAGGGCGATCTGGTGGTGGCGTCGGTGCTGTCGGGCAACCGCAACTTTGAGGGCCGAGTGAACCCGCATATCCGCGCCAACTACCTCGCCTCGCCCCCGCTGGTGGTGGCGTATGCGCTGGCCGGAACCGTGGTCAACGACATCGTGAACGACGCCATCGGCACCGATCAGCAGGGACAGCCCGTGTACCTCCGCGACATCTGGCCCAGCAACGCCGAAATTCAGGCCATCATGGACAGGGCCATCAACGCCGAGATGTTCAAGAAGGTCTACGACGGCATCGAGAAGAGCAACGCCGACTGGAACGCCATTCCGGTTAGCGAGGGCGCGTTGTACGACTGGAACGCCGATTCCACCTACATCCAGAATCCGCCCTTCTTCGAGAATCTGGCGGGCGGCCCCAGCGAAGTCGTGAGTATCGAGGGTGCGCGTGCACTCGTGAAAGTGGGCGACTCCGTGACCACCGATCACATCAGCCCCGCAGGCAGCTTCAAGGCCGATACGCCCGCTGGCAAGTTTCTGATCGAAAACGGAATTGCGCCCAAGGATTTCAACTCCTACGGTTCGCGCCGGGGCAATGACCGCGTGATGACGCGCGGCACCTTTGCCAACATTCGCCTGAAGAACCAGTTGGCCCCCGGCACCGAAGGCGGCTACACCACCGACTACACTACCGGGCAGGTCAGCTTCATCTACGACGCTGCTCAGAACTACAAGGCCAGCAATATTCCTCTGATGGTGCTGGCAGGCAAGGATTACGGCATGGGTTCCAGCCGTGACTGGGCCGCCAAAGGCACCTTCCTGTTGGGCGTGAAAGCCGTGCTGGCCGAGAGCTTCGAGCGTATTCACCGCTCCAACCTGGTAGGCATGGGCGTGCTGCCTCTTCAGTACAAGAACGGAGAGTCCGCTGAAAGCCTGGGCATCACGGGCGACGAAACCTTTGATGTGCTGCTCCCCGGCGACCTGAAACCTCGCCAGGACGTGAGCCTGCGCGTGACCAAAGACGGCCAGAGCCGCATCGTGACTGTGCAGTGCCGCATCGATACGCCCGTCGAGATCGACTACTACAAGAACGGTGGCATCCTGCAAACCGTCCTCCGGAGCATCTTGGCTAAGGGTGAAGTAGCTCAGGCGTAAGCCTAGAAATCAACACAGTTAAGCAGGGGGCCGATTTGGTAAGTGAATCGGCCCCCTTATTTTGTCAGGATGACAGCAAAGCTACAGATTCACACCCTCGTAGATTTCATCCAGGCTCAGTTCTACGTTGACACAGGGCAGCTTGACCCGACTTTGTACCGTCTCCTGTGTCCAGCCGTTGGGCAGCCGTCTATAAATTTCAGCGGCCTGGTTTTCACTGTCTACCATTAGGTAGCCTTGCAAACTAGGCAGACCCAAATAATCCTTAACTTTGTAGGTCATGTCTACTTGGCGCGTTCCAGCACTCAAAATTTCCACAATTAGGCACGGCTCTTCCAAAGCGGTGGCCTTATTGCTGAGCTCTTCGCAACTGACGACCAGATCGGGATAGTAAAAACGTTTGGTGTCTATGCGCTGGACATGAACCTTCATATCACTCTGGTAGACGCGGCAACTGGAGTCGCGTGCAGGACGGTACAGTGAGACGTGAATGTTACTGGTAATCAGATTGTGGGCGTTGGTAGCCCCGGCCTGTGCATACACGAAGCCGTCCACATATTCGCGGCGCACCGGGCTCTCTTCCTCAGTCCGCAGATATTCTTCTTCGGTCAATGTTCTGAGGGCGGGATCGCTCATGCCCCTATGGTACGCCTACTCCAGACCCACAACACATCAAAAAACGCCGCCTCCATGTCCGGGAAGCGGCGTTCTATTCGTAGTCTTTAGCCCTTCCGCACGCGCTCTGTGGCGTGTTCCGGCTGGGGAGTCTGGAACCAGTGCAGCATCATACCCAGTACCACGAGACTAAACAGTCCGAGCAAAATAAACAGCGGCATTCCGGGCTCGGTGGCGTGGGCATAAGCGCCCACAAGCTGCATCAGAATCAGTACCAGCAGGACGCGGGGGCGGCGTTCAGGAAAGCGGGTGTAGGCATAAACTCCGCCTAGCACTCCAAACATCAAGGGCAGTGCGAGGGCATTAAGCATCTCTTGATCCATGCCTCATTTTGCTCCGTTTCCTGTTGCACGAACGTCACAAAAAGCCAGCTTTTGTAGACAACTCCTTAATGCGCGATCCGCTTTATTCATGAGATCACATCAACTGATAGTGCCTTAGCTTCTGCAGTTCTAGCGTGTGGTGTCGGAGAGAAGCCACATCCAACCAGCCGTCTTTGAAGGTGATCGGCTCATCTAACAAATCATCTTGCAACTTCAGTACAAAGCTCAGTTCGCAGGGTTCGGTCACTTCAGCCTGGGTAGACAGCAACGCAGCATGAACCGTGCCTAAGCCTGTGCTGGCCTGCGATCCCACCATGCCGCCTTTGCCTGCCGCTGCTGCCGTCTGCAACATCGCCAGACCATCGGTAAAGCCGTTCCGGGCCGTCTTCACGTTCAGAATATCGAAGGTGTCGAAATCCAGTTCGCGTGCCAGATCGGTGGGCAGGAAACAGGAATCGTCGGCCACGATGGGCAGGAGTTGGCGGGCATGCAAGGCTACCCGCGCCTTCAGGTCACGTGCGGGCAACGGCTCCTCCACGTACATCAGGCCCGCCTCGCGCATGGCGTCCAGCGCGGCGGGGGCTTCTGCAGGCGTCAGGGTTTCGTTGCTGTCGGCGTACAGTTGCACCGCTTCTCCGAATGTGGCCCGCAAGTCCCGAATCACGCCTAGATCGCGGGCATGGTTGCGGCCCACCTTCACCTTCAGGCAGCGCACGCCCGCCGCCACCACCCGCTCGGCCTCGGCCAGCATTCCGGCGGGCGTGTCTATACCCAAAATAAAACTGACGCGCACACGGGTGTTCGGCCCCAGTAGCGTATCGAATAAGGTTTGGCCGCCTGCCCTCGCCCGTGCATCCCACAGCGCCATATCCAGTGCGCCGCGTGCGGTGTGGTTGTTGGCAACACTGTTTCTGACCCGGTTCAGGGCCTCGGCATCGGTAATCGGCAGCCCGATAAGTGCAGGCGCAAGGTGGGTCAGGATTGCCACGACGCTTGCCGCTGTTTCGCCATAGATGGTGGGACGGGGCGGCGCTTCGGCGATGCCCACTGCGCCGTCATCCAGCGTGACCCGCACCAGCACATGCTCGGCGGCAGTCAGGGCCGAGTGTACGCCCCACGCTAGGGCCGAAGTGAGGGGCAGACGGTAAGGAATCCCTTCGATCCGGACGATTTTGGCTGTACCCATCATGCCCGCTCACCTGCCCAAGCTGAAACCCGGGCGGCCACGCCCGCCGGATTCAATTCCACGGTATCCAGCACCAGCGCACGCGCGGGCGGCAGCGTCCGTAAAAAACTCTCGGCGGCCTGCGGGTCATAGTTGCGCCGCTCGGACACCACAATTCTGACTTTGGCGAGAATCTCGGTGGCGGTAAAGCCTCGAGCAGTAAGAGAGGCCAGTGCGTCCAATTCGGCGGGCGGAAATACGTTCTGCACGCCTTTCAATTCGGCCAGAGCTTGCCGCAAGTCTTCTCCCGTCCCCTCACTCACCTGATCAAAGGCATCGGCGCGGCCCAACAAGCGGCGCACACGCACCTCATCGGGCGCACCCAGGGCCACAAAGCGCCATGCCGGAAAGTGCGTCGCCGCATATTCCACTTCCTCTAGCCCACGCAAGCCGTCAAATACAGGCTGACGGCCCCAGTGCCGGGTGTCGGCCAACAGCGTACTCAGCGCGTAAGCCATACCGCCGGAATGTCCGGCTCGGTACTCGGCAGTGTGGCGAAAGCGTTCTTCGCGGTCAGTTACGGGACCGCCTGCGCGGGGCCAGATCATCACGGCGTCGGTGATTTCGCGGCGATCCGGGAGCACCCGCATGGCAGCGTTTGCCGATTGCAGAGCCGCCAGCGCAGTACTCTTGCCCACGCCTGTCACACCTACCAGCACCGTCAGCGGGAGACTGGAGAGCGGCGATTCGTGGGGTGCCGCATCGGCAGAAGCACGCAAAAAGGGCAGGGTCACAGCTCTGTTGACTGGCACATTCACCGGGTCAGGCTAGCGTTTTCGTTG from Deinococcus sp. QL22 encodes:
- a CDS encoding AAA family ATPase, with the protein product MNVPVNRAVTLPFLRASADAAPHESPLSSLPLTVLVGVTGVGKSTALAALQSANAAMRVLPDRREITDAVMIWPRAGGPVTDREERFRHTAEYRAGHSGGMAYALSTLLADTRHWGRQPVFDGLRGLEEVEYAATHFPAWRFVALGAPDEVRVRRLLGRADAFDQVSEGTGEDLRQALAELKGVQNVFPPAELDALASLTARGFTATEILAKVRIVVSERRNYDPQAAESFLRTLPPARALVLDTVELNPAGVAARVSAWAGERA
- the acnA gene encoding aconitate hydratase AcnA, producing MAMNLFGARDTLATRAGQKLYFYNLNKLQDQGFDISKLPVSVKVLLESVLREANDYDVRQEDVRTVAGWKAINEEVEIPFKPARVILQDFTGVPAVVDLAAMRSAMVALGGDPNKINPLIPVDLVIDHSVQVDEFGTEFALANNMALEFERNRERYEFLRWGQQAFDNFGVVPPASGIVHQVNLEYLAKGVQSRPEDDGIVVYPDSLVGTDSHTTMINGLGIVGWGVGGIEAEAVMLGQPIYMLMPEVVGFKVTGAMPEGATATDLALRVTEMLRAAGVVGKFVEFFGPGLSNMTLPDRATIANMAPEYGATMGFFPVDDEALRYLRRTGRLEDEIELVEMYYKAQGMFRTDETPDPTFTSNIELDLGTIVPSLAGPKRPQDRVNLDGMHTVFAEALTAPVKSRGFELTETQLSAQGTIAGTDIKIGHGAVTLASITSCTNTSNPSVLIAAGLVAKKAVEKGLKSKPWVKTSLAPGSRVVTEYLEMAGLQTYLDQIGFNTVGYGCMTCIGNSGPLPEPVVQAITEGDLVVASVLSGNRNFEGRVNPHIRANYLASPPLVVAYALAGTVVNDIVNDAIGTDQQGQPVYLRDIWPSNAEIQAIMDRAINAEMFKKVYDGIEKSNADWNAIPVSEGALYDWNADSTYIQNPPFFENLAGGPSEVVSIEGARALVKVGDSVTTDHISPAGSFKADTPAGKFLIENGIAPKDFNSYGSRRGNDRVMTRGTFANIRLKNQLAPGTEGGYTTDYTTGQVSFIYDAAQNYKASNIPLMVLAGKDYGMGSSRDWAAKGTFLLGVKAVLAESFERIHRSNLVGMGVLPLQYKNGESAESLGITGDETFDVLLPGDLKPRQDVSLRVTKDGQSRIVTVQCRIDTPVEIDYYKNGGILQTVLRSILAKGEVAQA
- a CDS encoding enolase C-terminal domain-like protein, whose product is MMGTAKIVRIEGIPYRLPLTSALAWGVHSALTAAEHVLVRVTLDDGAVGIAEAPPRPTIYGETAASVVAILTHLAPALIGLPITDAEALNRVRNSVANNHTARGALDMALWDARARAGGQTLFDTLLGPNTRVRVSFILGIDTPAGMLAEAERVVAAGVRCLKVKVGRNHARDLGVIRDLRATFGEAVQLYADSNETLTPAEAPAALDAMREAGLMYVEEPLPARDLKARVALHARQLLPIVADDSCFLPTDLARELDFDTFDILNVKTARNGFTDGLAMLQTAAAAGKGGMVGSQASTGLGTVHAALLSTQAEVTEPCELSFVLKLQDDLLDEPITFKDGWLDVASLRHHTLELQKLRHYQLM
- a CDS encoding Uma2 family endonuclease, producing the protein MSDPALRTLTEEEYLRTEEESPVRREYVDGFVYAQAGATNAHNLITSNIHVSLYRPARDSSCRVYQSDMKVHVQRIDTKRFYYPDLVVSCEELSNKATALEEPCLIVEILSAGTRQVDMTYKVKDYLGLPSLQGYLMVDSENQAAEIYRRLPNGWTQETVQSRVKLPCVNVELSLDEIYEGVNL